The proteins below are encoded in one region of Campylobacter helveticus:
- a CDS encoding class I SAM-dependent methyltransferase — protein sequence MKQGDFTEVAKHYINRPAYSAFLLEKLIKCINDTNKPLNELNVVEVGAGTGKLTKMLAEIFKLNITAVEPNDNMREEGIKFTANCPNIAWQKGSGEETGVKSGVADWVIMASSFHWTDPKKSLPEFARLLQGGGGGPGAGYFTAIWNPRHIVEGSIFDEIEKEIKHMVPELTRVSSGTQNVKKWEEILVSTGDFKDCFFMECDYTETWDKERYLGAWHSVNDIQAQAGKEVWEKILKMIEAKISHLQTIEVPYKIRAWTAKKA from the coding sequence ATGAAACAAGGCGATTTTACCGAAGTTGCAAAGCATTATATCAATAGACCTGCTTATAGTGCGTTTTTGCTTGAAAAATTGATAAAGTGTATCAATGATACTAATAAGCCACTTAATGAGCTAAATGTCGTAGAAGTAGGCGCTGGCACGGGTAAGCTCACTAAAATGCTAGCCGAAATTTTTAAGCTTAACATCACTGCTGTGGAGCCTAATGATAATATGCGTGAAGAGGGTATTAAATTCACCGCAAACTGCCCCAATATCGCGTGGCAAAAAGGAAGTGGCGAGGAAACAGGTGTGAAAAGTGGCGTGGCTGACTGGGTAATAATGGCTTCATCATTTCACTGGACTGACCCTAAGAAATCTTTACCCGAATTTGCACGACTCTTGCAAGGGGGGGGGGGTGGCCCCGGCGCAGGTTATTTTACCGCCATTTGGAATCCACGCCATATCGTAGAGGGCTCGATTTTCGATGAGATTGAAAAGGAGATTAAGCATATGGTTCCTGAGCTTACTCGTGTGAGTAGTGGGACTCAAAATGTGAAAAAATGGGAAGAAATTCTCGTATCCACAGGGGATTTTAAGGACTGCTTTTTTATGGAGTGTGATTACACAGAAACTTGGGATAAAGAGCGTTATCTTGGGGCGTGGCACTCTGTAAATGATATACAAGCCCAAGCAGGCAAGGAAGTGTGGGAGAAGATTTTAAAGATGATAGAGGCTAAAATTTCTCATCTTCAAACCATAGAAGTGCCTTATAAAATTAGGGCTTGGACGGCTAAAAAAGCCTAA
- a CDS encoding PEP-utilizing enzyme, whose translation MALNFQTKARNLASLEGRLKSAKILPMVLTTLEDLEKDTPKILQTIRNLKATKLIIRSSSKAEDSTKNSNAGAFLSLANIHAQNEKELLNALFNVGSSMPSKKDEILIQPCLEKIELCGVGFSVDKDNFAPYFCLQYDKSGSNSSITDGSAQNALSYFHYRESLKFKDKDTKQIISLIKELEKLFACNFLDVEFAFANYGGKRELFCLQVRPLVMEGKINLFHSLPKEALDRFYKRFISLQEPRPRVLGEKAIFGVMPDWNPAEIIGLRPKRLAFSLYKQIITDNIWAYQRDNYGYKDLRSHPLIHSFLGIPYVDVRLSFNSFVPKSLDDKIAEKLVNHYLNELDLNHDLHDKIEFNIVFSCYDFNTPNKLKKLLKHNFNENEIKRLEFSLLELTNNIINPKGLYLKDIQKAKKLNDIYAKLTSSKLSLLDKIYWLLEECKRYGTLPFAGVARAGFVAMQMLNSLVEIGFFTQKERADFLNSLQTISKTLSLESESLNSKTKPAFLKKFGHLRAGTYNILSPRYDENFNAYFELKQNENKTKIKEKKFSLSASKKAKFESLLNEHGLSVGTDEFFSFLKEAIEGREMVKFDFTKLLSQAIVFIGELGEYYGIDKEDMAHLDINAVLNLYSSLYSQSPKEQFLREIKHYKKEYELTKSIKLPSLLSDAEQIFSFFSAKLCPNFITQKSVVANTARENEENLEGKIVLIYAADPGYDYLFTKKIAGFITCYGGANSHMAIRASELGLPAVIGVGEVEFEKYLKASRLKIECESEQIFCL comes from the coding sequence ATGGCTTTGAACTTTCAAACTAAGGCTAGAAATTTAGCTTCTTTGGAGGGGAGATTAAAATCTGCTAAAATTTTACCTATGGTGCTAACCACTTTAGAGGATTTAGAAAAGGATACGCCAAAAATCCTTCAAACAATAAGAAATTTAAAAGCCACAAAACTCATTATCCGCTCTTCTTCTAAGGCGGAGGATAGCACGAAAAATTCCAACGCGGGGGCTTTTTTAAGCCTTGCAAATATCCACGCGCAAAATGAAAAAGAGCTTTTAAACGCTCTTTTTAATGTGGGCTCTTCAATGCCCTCTAAAAAAGATGAAATTCTTATCCAACCCTGTCTTGAAAAAATCGAGCTTTGTGGGGTTGGTTTTAGCGTAGATAAAGATAATTTTGCCCCTTATTTTTGCTTACAATACGACAAAAGCGGCTCAAATTCCTCTATCACAGATGGTAGTGCGCAAAATGCTCTAAGCTATTTTCACTACCGTGAAAGCTTGAAATTTAAAGATAAAGATACCAAGCAAATTATAAGCTTAATTAAGGAGCTTGAAAAGCTTTTTGCGTGTAATTTTTTAGATGTGGAATTTGCCTTTGCAAATTACGGAGGTAAGAGGGAGCTTTTTTGTTTGCAGGTGAGACCTTTAGTAATGGAGGGTAAAATTAATTTATTTCACTCTTTACCTAAAGAAGCCTTAGATAGATTTTACAAACGCTTTATTTCTTTACAAGAGCCGCGCCCCCGCGTTTTGGGAGAAAAGGCTATTTTTGGCGTGATGCCCGATTGGAATCCTGCTGAAATCATAGGACTGCGTCCAAAACGCCTTGCTTTTAGTCTTTATAAGCAAATTATTACGGATAATATTTGGGCGTATCAAAGGGATAATTACGGCTATAAAGACTTGCGCTCTCACCCGCTTATACACTCGTTTTTAGGAATTCCTTATGTCGATGTGAGGCTTTCTTTTAATTCTTTTGTGCCAAAAAGTTTGGACGATAAAATCGCTGAAAAGCTTGTCAATCACTATCTTAATGAGCTTGATTTAAATCACGATTTACACGATAAGATAGAATTTAATATCGTTTTTTCTTGTTATGATTTTAATACGCCCAACAAACTTAAAAAACTTTTAAAACATAATTTTAATGAAAATGAAATCAAACGCCTTGAATTTTCTCTTTTAGAGCTGACAAATAATATTATCAATCCAAAAGGACTTTATTTAAAAGACATACAAAAAGCTAAAAAACTTAATGATATTTATGCAAAACTTACAAGCTCGAAGCTTTCTTTACTTGATAAAATTTACTGGCTTTTAGAAGAATGTAAGCGTTATGGCACTTTGCCTTTTGCAGGGGTGGCTAGGGCTGGATTTGTCGCGATGCAAATGCTTAATTCTTTAGTAGAGATAGGCTTTTTCACACAGAAGGAAAGGGCGGATTTTCTTAATTCTCTTCAAACTATAAGCAAAACCTTAAGCTTAGAAAGTGAGAGTTTAAATTCTAAAACAAAACCAGCATTTTTAAAGAAATTTGGGCATTTAAGGGCTGGCACTTACAATATACTTTCTCCGCGTTATGATGAGAATTTTAATGCTTATTTTGAACTGAAACAAAACGAAAATAAAACGAAAATAAAAGAGAAAAAATTTAGCCTAAGTGCAAGCAAAAAGGCTAAATTTGAAAGTCTTTTAAATGAGCACGGATTAAGTGTTGGGACGGATGAGTTTTTTAGCTTTTTAAAAGAGGCGATTGAGGGGCGTGAAATGGTGAAATTTGATTTTACCAAGCTTCTTTCGCAAGCCATTGTTTTTATAGGGGAGCTTGGGGAGTATTATGGTATAGATAAAGAAGATATGGCACATCTTGATATTAATGCCGTGCTAAATCTTTACTCAAGCCTTTATTCTCAAAGTCCAAAAGAACAGTTTTTAAGAGAAATTAAGCATTATAAAAAAGAATACGAGCTAACCAAAAGCATTAAGCTTCCGTCTTTACTTAGCGATGCGGAGCAAATTTTTTCTTTCTTTAGTGCTAAACTCTGTCCAAATTTCATCACGCAAAAAAGCGTTGTGGCAAATACGGCACGGGAAAATGAGGAAAACTTAGAGGGTAAAATTGTGTTAATTTACGCAGCTGACCCGGGCTATGATTATTTATTTACTAAAAAAATCGCCGGCTTCATCACTTGCTATGGTGGAGCCAATTCGCATATGGCGATAAGGGCTTCCGAGCTAGGACTCCCTGCAGTTATCGGCGTGGGTGAGGTTGAATTTGAAAAATATCTTAAAGCAAGCCGTCTTAAGATAGAGTGTGAAAGTGAGCAAATCTTTTGTTTATAG
- a CDS encoding class I SAM-dependent methyltransferase yields MEKLVEQVWDYTKHAKFYSYRPNYAPKSIDMLVCLAQKRGGGWPGDSSLKVADIGAGTGNLSIMLLERGCEVVSVEPNDAMREIGVERTKGEKIEWVRATGIDSTLKAEEFDWVTFGSSFNVMDRNEALSEAHRLLKKGSYFSCMWNHRDLNDPMQKIAEDTIMEFVPNYTRGTRREDQRPIIESRKDLFDNIIYLEEDFYFHQSIENYINAWKSVKNPYWDLETSEGVELFEKISAKITERLPKEFDIKYTTRCWSAKKI; encoded by the coding sequence ATGGAAAAATTAGTTGAACAAGTGTGGGATTACACAAAGCATGCGAAATTTTACTCATACCGCCCAAATTACGCACCAAAGAGCATTGATATGCTCGTGTGTCTAGCACAAAAAAGGGGGGGGGGGTGGCCCGGCGATTCTAGTTTAAAGGTCGCTGATATCGGTGCTGGGACAGGAAATTTAAGCATTATGTTACTTGAAAGAGGATGCGAGGTCGTCTCAGTCGAGCCAAACGATGCGATGAGAGAAATAGGCGTGGAAAGAACTAAGGGAGAAAAAATCGAGTGGGTTCGTGCTACGGGTATAGACTCCACGCTAAAAGCAGAAGAATTTGACTGGGTAACCTTTGGCTCAAGTTTTAATGTCATGGATAGAAACGAAGCCTTGAGCGAAGCACATCGTTTGCTTAAAAAGGGGAGCTATTTTTCTTGTATGTGGAATCATAGGGATTTAAACGATCCTATGCAAAAGATCGCTGAAGACACCATAATGGAATTTGTGCCAAATTATACAAGAGGCACGAGAAGAGAAGACCAACGCCCTATTATTGAGAGTCGTAAAGATTTGTTTGACAATATCATTTATTTGGAAGAGGATTTTTATTTTCACCAAAGCATAGAAAATTACATCAATGCGTGGAAAAGCGTGAAAAATCCTTACTGGGATTTAGAAACGAGTGAGGGCGTGGAGCTTTTTGAAAAAATTTCTGCAAAAATTACCGAAAGATTGCCTAAGGAATTTGACATTAAATACACCACGCGTTGCTGGAGTGCTAAGAAAATTTAA
- a CDS encoding EI24 domain-containing protein has product MNIFWLSLKDFTRFEFFKYALLSIAVGFSLMIILGYYSFTSVKDYLDALFAPESDSIFAWFYSFSLVSFLIHSLNFLAVSFFVIFASSAVSLFLLSFFTPLIATKINAKYYNHEPKEKMGDLALFFQMFKVLLKFIPLFFLALILFFIPFINLIAFFIAFYYLFHNALILEVLGAVLDKKKFKEQTNTPFEFKFYTLIFYVLASFPFVGLILQLFFVIFLIHLSYQKIYFLSPKLSNVSSSI; this is encoded by the coding sequence ATGAATATTTTTTGGTTAAGCCTTAAGGATTTTACGCGTTTTGAATTTTTTAAATACGCATTGCTTTCTATCGCTGTGGGATTTTCACTAATGATAATTTTGGGCTATTACTCTTTTACGAGCGTAAAGGACTATTTAGACGCACTTTTTGCTCCAGAAAGCGACTCCATTTTTGCGTGGTTTTATTCCTTTTCTTTAGTGAGTTTTTTAATCCATAGCTTGAATTTTTTAGCCGTGAGTTTTTTTGTCATTTTTGCTTCTAGTGCCGTCTCGCTTTTTTTGCTTTCTTTTTTCACACCACTCATCGCCACTAAAATTAATGCCAAATACTACAATCACGAGCCTAAAGAAAAAATGGGCGATTTAGCCTTATTCTTTCAAATGTTTAAAGTTTTACTCAAATTTATCCCACTTTTTTTCTTAGCTTTGATTTTATTTTTCATCCCGTTTATTAATTTAATCGCCTTTTTTATAGCTTTTTACTATCTTTTTCACAATGCCTTGATTTTAGAAGTTTTAGGGGCTGTTTTAGACAAAAAGAAATTTAAAGAGCAGACAAACACGCCTTTTGAGTTTAAATTTTATACGCTTATTTTTTATGTTTTAGCCTCTTTTCCTTTTGTTGGGCTTATTTTGCAGCTTTTTTTCGTCATTTTTCTCATTCATCTTAGCTATCAAAAAATTTATTTTTTAAGTCCAAAACTTAGCAATGTTTCAAGCTCGATTTGA
- the dut gene encoding dUTPase — MGNTELLENMLKLQQKLNDETNGKGWENGYTKEGKLISWRRCIYMECAELIDSFAWKHWKNIKNPTNWDNVRIELVDIWHFILSLLLEDKGKKELTFIAMELSSVSVFKDFVKEKGTPSDEDMYAIVSDIELIIHKCSGFGFDMGGLLSAFFTLCIKCGLNLESLYKIYIGKNVLNAFRQAHGYKEGHYKKIWNDKEDNEVLNEILNQTLSYEAIYKELEKRYEAL, encoded by the coding sequence ATGGGAAATACTGAACTTTTAGAGAATATGCTTAAACTTCAACAAAAATTAAACGACGAAACAAACGGAAAAGGCTGGGAAAATGGCTATACTAAAGAGGGTAAGCTCATAAGTTGGAGGCGGTGCATTTATATGGAGTGTGCCGAGCTAATCGACTCTTTTGCGTGGAAGCACTGGAAAAACATTAAAAATCCAACAAATTGGGATAATGTCCGCATAGAGCTTGTGGATATTTGGCATTTTATCCTTAGTCTTTTGCTCGAAGATAAAGGTAAAAAAGAATTGACCTTTATCGCTATGGAATTAAGTTCCGTAAGCGTTTTTAAAGATTTTGTAAAAGAAAAAGGAACGCCAAGTGATGAGGATATGTATGCTATCGTAAGCGATATAGAGCTAATTATCCATAAATGTAGTGGCTTTGGCTTTGATATGGGTGGGCTTTTATCGGCATTTTTTACCCTTTGTATTAAATGCGGACTCAATCTAGAAAGCCTTTATAAAATTTACATCGGCAAAAATGTGCTAAATGCCTTTAGACAAGCACACGGATATAAAGAGGGGCATTATAAAAAAATATGGAACGATAAAGAAGATAATGAAGTTTTAAACGAAATTTTAAACCAAACCTTAAGCTATGAAGCCATTTACAAAGAACTTGAAAAGCGTTATGAGGCACTTTAA
- the ciaI gene encoding intracellular survival protein CiaI — protein MQIDVSKNQNFSLDYTTKSGKKLSLDMYDNQNINYAKDENSKSLSLKREYGFSFTFEGSKLTQNELDEIKVAMKEVEPMIQEFLANSKVGELQPKDFIQSAMQMANVLPTPKDENHQNAIMNSFTNKLENLLNKNQTPNAEQNSSLLEDSKKLLDEVLEQMKKQLEKAQEKANEQNATQKDKNFDFYA, from the coding sequence ATGCAAATCGATGTGAGTAAAAATCAAAACTTCTCCCTTGACTACACAACTAAAAGTGGTAAAAAACTTAGCCTTGATATGTATGATAATCAAAATATCAACTACGCTAAAGACGAAAATTCTAAAAGCTTAAGTTTGAAGCGTGAGTATGGATTTAGCTTTACTTTTGAGGGGTCTAAATTAACACAAAATGAACTTGATGAGATAAAAGTGGCGATGAAGGAAGTCGAGCCTATGATACAAGAATTTTTAGCAAATTCTAAGGTGGGTGAGCTTCAGCCAAAAGACTTTATCCAAAGTGCAATGCAAATGGCAAATGTTCTTCCAACGCCAAAAGATGAAAATCATCAAAATGCGATTATGAATAGTTTTACTAATAAATTAGAAAATTTACTCAATAAAAACCAAACGCCAAATGCAGAGCAAAATTCAAGCCTACTAGAAGATAGTAAAAAATTGCTTGATGAGGTTTTAGAGCAGATGAAAAAACAGCTTGAAAAAGCTCAGGAAAAAGCAAACGAGCAAAACGCCACACAAAAAGACAAAAATTTCGATTTTTATGCTTGA
- the kpsM gene encoding capsule polysaccharide transporter KpsM, whose product MLNVIYALFFRELKTRFGANRYLGYIWVVGEPLSVVLAITIIVTIIREYHHQVMPDGISIFMFLISGIVPYFMFRSIVTQLMNGISANLGLFAYKPVKPIHVFIARTMLEFCIYFVIFFCVLFVAGWFLRFDVLPVYFLNVMFCVFLLMLSGFVLGLCFAILSHFFEILKTLLMYFSIVFYWTSGVIFPTWLMPRPLLDIFYYNPLLHIMELLRYNFFDSYPLQDDYSYTYPIFCIMFLLLIGLFFYHHNRQALTAVRKQ is encoded by the coding sequence ATGCTTAATGTAATTTATGCTTTATTTTTTAGAGAGCTTAAAACACGCTTTGGTGCAAACCGCTATTTAGGCTACATTTGGGTTGTTGGAGAGCCTTTAAGCGTGGTTTTGGCTATTACCATTATTGTTACAATTATTAGAGAATATCATCATCAAGTAATGCCTGATGGAATTTCTATTTTTATGTTTTTAATCTCTGGCATAGTGCCTTATTTTATGTTTAGAAGCATCGTTACACAGCTAATGAACGGCATTAGTGCAAATTTGGGACTTTTTGCTTATAAGCCTGTCAAGCCTATCCATGTTTTTATCGCTAGAACTATGCTTGAATTTTGCATTTATTTTGTGATTTTCTTTTGCGTTTTATTTGTAGCTGGATGGTTTTTGCGTTTTGATGTTTTACCTGTATATTTTTTAAATGTAATGTTTTGTGTGTTTTTATTAATGCTTTCTGGTTTTGTTTTGGGGCTTTGCTTTGCGATACTTAGCCATTTTTTTGAAATTTTAAAAACACTTTTGATGTATTTTAGCATTGTTTTTTACTGGACTTCTGGGGTGATTTTCCCCACTTGGCTTATGCCACGCCCATTACTTGATATATTTTATTACAATCCTTTGCTTCATATAATGGAGCTTTTAAGATATAATTTTTTCGATTCTTATCCTTTACAAGATGATTATAGCTATACTTATCCTATATTTTGCATTATGTTTTTACTTCTTATAGGATTGTTTTTTTATCATCATAATAGACAAGCCTTAACCGCAGTGAGAAAACAATGA
- the tilS gene encoding tRNA lysidine(34) synthetase TilS translates to MPKLSLLKHLRGRKNLLAFSYGSDSTALFYLLCRENIAFDMALINYKTRLNSDLEEEEAKKLAKSFNKAIFTQTAPQFVSNFEKNARDFRYAFFEKICLEKGYENVILAHQLDDKFEWFLMQLGKGAGLMELLGMNALEKRTHFTLIRPLLNVPKGQILAFLKENRLKYFNDESNHNETFKRNFIRKHFSEEFLKHFSKGVQKSFVFLQEDLKALNLGEIEEFGGILICVKNESLIAKACKKLGVLMSERQRKECLKKDCVISAKIGVVYVENKAFIFTYERCEKMPKSFKERCRKLQIPKLLRPFCFNHQIELETLLSFGLKK, encoded by the coding sequence TTGCCTAAATTAAGCCTTTTAAAGCATTTAAGGGGACGCAAAAATTTACTTGCTTTTAGCTATGGGAGTGATAGCACGGCTTTATTTTATTTGCTTTGTAGAGAAAACATCGCTTTTGATATGGCTTTAATCAACTACAAAACGCGTTTAAATAGCGATTTGGAGGAAGAAGAGGCTAAAAAATTAGCCAAGAGCTTTAATAAGGCAATTTTTACACAAACAGCCCCTCAATTTGTTAGCAATTTTGAAAAAAATGCAAGAGATTTTCGCTATGCTTTTTTTGAAAAAATTTGTCTTGAAAAGGGCTATGAAAATGTGATTTTAGCCCACCAGCTTGATGATAAATTTGAGTGGTTTTTAATGCAGCTTGGTAAGGGGGCTGGATTAATGGAGCTTTTGGGAATGAATGCCCTTGAAAAAAGGACGCATTTTACACTTATAAGACCTCTGCTTAATGTGCCAAAGGGGCAAATTTTAGCTTTTTTAAAAGAAAATAGATTGAAATATTTTAATGATGAGAGTAATCATAATGAGACATTTAAAAGAAATTTCATTAGAAAGCATTTTAGCGAGGAATTTTTAAAGCATTTTAGTAAGGGTGTGCAAAAAAGTTTTGTTTTTTTGCAAGAGGATTTAAAAGCCTTAAATTTGGGGGAAATAGAGGAATTTGGGGGAATTTTGATTTGCGTGAAAAATGAAAGTTTAATTGCTAAGGCTTGCAAAAAACTCGGCGTTTTAATGAGTGAAAGGCAAAGAAAAGAGTGTCTTAAAAAAGATTGTGTGATTAGTGCCAAAATAGGCGTGGTGTATGTGGAAAATAAGGCTTTTATTTTTACTTATGAGCGTTGTGAGAAAATGCCTAAAAGCTTTAAGGAAAGATGTAGAAAACTACAAATTCCCAAGCTTTTACGCCCTTTTTGTTTTAATCATCAAATCGAGCTTGAAACATTGCTAAGTTTTGGACTTAAAAAATAA
- the rimO gene encoding 30S ribosomal protein S12 methylthiotransferase RimO, with product MPNLYLHSLGCNKNLVDSEIMLGRLENYTLCDGPKKADVLIVNTCGFIESAKKESIETILNLHTQRKKDSLLVVTGCLMQRYREELMKALPEVDLFTGVGDFEKIDELILKKQNLFSNSTYLQGENVKRVITGSNSHAFIKISEGCNQSCAFCAIPHFKGRLKSREISSIVKELQSLIGRGYKDFSFIAQDSSSYLFDKGQKDGLLRLIDEVEKLSSIRAARILYLYPSTLSEEVVRKIIASKVFVNYFDMPLQHISDKMLKIMKRGSKKAQILKLLTMMREAKDSFLRTGFIVGHPGEGEEDFNELCEFIESFEFDRISVFGYSKEEDTLAFEMEQVPRKTINARLKILEKIVAKSLEKSFKKEVGQKRLVVCEGESSEGEFFIAGKDLRWDREIDGEILINESECGTLERGQIYECEITQALDTKLLARVLKLA from the coding sequence ATGCCAAATTTATATCTTCACTCATTAGGGTGTAATAAAAATTTAGTCGATAGTGAAATTATGCTTGGACGCCTTGAAAACTATACTTTATGTGATGGGCCTAAAAAAGCTGATGTGTTGATAGTCAATACTTGCGGTTTTATAGAAAGTGCGAAAAAAGAGAGTATAGAAACGATTTTAAATCTTCACACACAGAGAAAAAAGGACTCTTTACTTGTCGTTACGGGCTGTTTAATGCAGCGTTATAGAGAGGAATTGATGAAAGCTTTGCCTGAGGTGGATTTATTTACGGGTGTGGGTGATTTTGAAAAGATAGATGAGTTAATTTTAAAAAAGCAAAATTTGTTTTCAAATTCGACTTATTTGCAAGGCGAAAATGTTAAAAGGGTGATTACAGGTTCAAATTCCCACGCTTTTATTAAGATTAGCGAGGGCTGTAATCAAAGCTGTGCTTTTTGTGCTATACCGCATTTTAAAGGACGCCTTAAATCACGCGAAATTTCAAGTATTGTAAAAGAACTTCAAAGCCTTATAGGTAGAGGATATAAGGACTTTTCTTTCATCGCACAAGATAGCTCATCTTATCTTTTTGATAAGGGGCAAAAGGACGGGCTTTTGCGTTTAATTGATGAGGTCGAAAAGCTAAGTAGCATAAGGGCTGCACGCATTTTATATCTTTATCCTAGCACTTTAAGTGAGGAAGTGGTGCGAAAAATCATTGCTTCAAAGGTGTTTGTCAATTATTTTGATATGCCTTTGCAGCACATTAGCGATAAAATGCTAAAAATTATGAAAAGAGGCAGCAAAAAAGCTCAAATTTTAAAGCTTTTGACGATGATGAGAGAGGCGAAAGATAGCTTTTTACGCACGGGTTTTATTGTGGGGCATCCGGGTGAGGGTGAAGAGGATTTTAATGAGCTTTGTGAATTTATAGAAAGTTTTGAATTTGATAGGATTAGCGTTTTTGGTTATTCCAAAGAAGAAGATACTTTAGCGTTTGAAATGGAGCAAGTGCCTAGAAAAACAATTAATGCGCGTCTTAAGATTTTGGAAAAAATTGTCGCAAAAAGTCTTGAAAAAAGCTTTAAAAAAGAAGTCGGTCAAAAACGCTTGGTTGTTTGTGAGGGGGAGAGCAGTGAGGGGGAATTTTTTATCGCTGGGAAAGACTTGCGTTGGGATAGAGAAATTGATGGTGAAATTCTCATCAATGAAAGCGAATGTGGCACTTTGGAAAGAGGGCAAATTTATGAATGCGAAATCACACAAGCCCTAGATACAAAATTATTAGCTAGGGTTTTAAAACTTGCCTAA
- a CDS encoding ABC transporter ATP-binding protein, with product MIKLVNLTKSYPLFAGGRHYVFKDFNFEFPENCSIGLMGGNGAGKSTLMKLLSGAELPDKGKIITNKKLSWPLGLSGGIQGSLSARDNAKFVARVYGYKGKELLEKVKFVEEFAELGKFFDEPMKNYSSGMGSRITFGLSMAFDFDYYLIDEAGAVGDPKFREKSIKLYRERLSRSKVIMVSHDVAEIKEWCDKIVFMKDGKITVYDDVDEGIAVYQGKA from the coding sequence ATGATAAAGCTTGTCAATTTAACCAAATCCTACCCACTTTTTGCAGGGGGAAGGCATTATGTCTTTAAAGACTTTAATTTTGAATTCCCTGAAAATTGTAGCATTGGTCTAATGGGCGGTAATGGTGCTGGGAAATCAACCCTAATGAAACTTTTAAGTGGGGCTGAATTACCCGATAAAGGCAAAATCATCACAAACAAAAAGCTTTCTTGGCCACTAGGCTTAAGTGGAGGGATACAAGGCTCACTCTCCGCAAGAGATAATGCTAAATTTGTCGCAAGGGTGTATGGCTACAAGGGTAAAGAATTGTTAGAAAAGGTCAAATTTGTCGAAGAATTTGCAGAACTTGGGAAATTTTTCGATGAGCCGATGAAAAATTATTCTTCTGGTATGGGGTCTAGAATCACCTTTGGACTTAGTATGGCTTTTGACTTTGATTATTACCTCATCGATGAGGCTGGGGCTGTTGGAGACCCAAAATTTAGAGAAAAAAGCATTAAGCTTTATAGAGAAAGACTTTCTCGCTCTAAGGTGATTATGGTTTCACACGATGTAGCCGAAATTAAAGAATGGTGTGATAAAATTGTCTTTATGAAAGATGGAAAAATTACGGTTTATGATGATGTCGATGAGGGCATAGCTGTATATCAAGGAAAAGCATAA